The proteins below are encoded in one region of Pomacea canaliculata isolate SZHN2017 linkage group LG7, ASM307304v1, whole genome shotgun sequence:
- the LOC112568865 gene encoding uncharacterized protein LOC112568865, with amino-acid sequence MSNFLLCLVIFHTYVFRTQASKIECKASAVQLTKETNLTCYFPEDLIQTQKDFSVYHYEDKERLNAVVECFWLSGQHNCITLEGYEIDKNITNIVTVRIPNMMKSKTGIYLCSFMGVRNKDNGFCKLEVTKTTCKVFSIKESQMVDLTCYFPEDISKAKEDFVVYHYKDEDREAIVVDCFWMSDDLHCYTSHGYKYKGFVNNQVTFQITQLTKNETGKYKCSKSQLMAEDVEFCEFLSSERRCEVYSRESTSESELTCYFPEDVGQSKKDFAVLHFDGQGGQDVVIDCFWHIDSLICNTQPGYQGNMNVSNRFVAKIPHISERETESYMCGVSGSSLHQVFLCSSHLKDGKPMYDAIYRAGFLTSVTVIVGLVVILLRVTFFRRYQFLPCKRKVKLPPPVQEWEPEIFMADLLVDARP; translated from the exons ATGAGCAACTTTTTGTTGTGTCTGGTCATCTTTCACACCTATGTGTTTCGGACACAAG CAAGCAAGATAGAATGCAAGGCTTCTGCTGTTCAGTTGACAAAGGAGACCAACTTGACATGCTATTTCCCAGAAGACCTCATCCAGACCCagaaagatttttctgtttatcactacgaagacaaagaaagactaA ATGCTGTGGTAGAATGTTTCTGGTTGTCTGGCCAACATAACTGCATCACATTGGAAGGATATGaaattgacaaaaatataaCCAATATTGTCACAGTTCGCATTCCCAACATGATGAAAAGTAAAACTGGAATCTACTTGTGTAGTTTTATGGGAGTGAGAAACAAAGATAATGGCTTTTGCAAATTAGAAG taaCAAAGACAACGTGCAAAGTTTTTTCTATAAAGGAAAGTCAGATGGTGGACTTGACATGTTATTTCCCAGAAGATATCAGCAAAGCTAAGGAAGACTTTGTGGTGTATCATTACAAGGACGAGGATAGGGAAG CCATAGTAGTAGATTGTTTCTGGATGTCGGATGACCTGCACTGTTACACAAGTCATGGCTACAAGTACAAAGGCTTTGTCAACAATCAAGTGACATTTCAAATAACCCAACTGACTAAAAATGAAACTGGAAAATACAAGTGTTCGAAGTCGCAACTGATGGCAGAAGACGTTGAATTTTGTGAATTTCTGTCCTCAG AAAGAAGATGTGAAGTTTATTCAAGGGAATCAACATCTGAGAGTGAGTTGACCTGTTACTTTCCTGAGGATGTTGGGCAGTCAAAGAAAGACTTTgcagttttacattttgatgGCCAAGGGGGTCAAG ATGTTGTGATTGACTGCTTTTGGCATATCGACAGTCTTATTTGCAATACACAACCTGGCTACCAGGGGAACATGAATGTCTCAAATCGCTTTGTGGCCAAGATTCCACATATATCTGAAAGAGAGACTGAAAGTTATATGTGTGGAGTATCTGGATCATCCCTTCATCAAGTCTTCTTGTGCAGCTCTCACTTAAAAG ATGGAAAACCAATGTATGATGCTATTTACAGAGCAGGTTTTCTAACATCCGTTACAGTCATAGTTGGACTCGTTGTGATCTTATTACGGGTCACCTTTTTCAGACG TTATCAGTTTCTTCCCTGCAAGCGGAAGGTAAAGTTACCTCCCCCAGTACAAGAATGGGAACCAGAGATTTTCATGGCAGATTTGCTCGTGGACGCTCGACCATAA